From the Labrys wisconsinensis genome, the window AGTCGGGGCCAGCCTAACCCGGCCGGCCGCGGCGACAAGCGGCGGCGCGAACGCCGCGCGTCACGGCAGCGGGCGCGTCACCGGCAGGCCGGCGAACGGCTTGATCTCCTTGAGCACGAACATGGTCTGCATCTCCTTGATGCCGGGCAGGCGGCGGATCACCGCCATGGCGAAGTCGGCATAGGTGTCGAGGTCGCGGGAGGCGACCTGCAGCAGGAAGTCCGCGTCGCCGGCGATGCTGTAGCAGGCGACGACATCGTCGAGCTGCAGAACGTCGCGCTCGAAGGCGTGCGCCTCGCTCTCGCTGTGGCTGTCGATCTTCACCCGTACGAAGGCGAGCACGCCGAGGCCGATGCGACGGCGGTCGAGCATGGCCCTGTAGCCCTGGATGAGGCCCTGCTCCTCCATCTGCCGCACGCGGCGCCAGCAGGGCGAGGTCGACATCCCGACGCGCTCGGCGAGGTCCTGGTTGGTCAGCCGGCCCTCGTCCTGCAAGGCCGCAAGGATTCGCGCATCGATCGCGGTCAGAGCCTGATCCGGCATGCTCTACCCCCAGCGGGACTATTTGCGGCAGATCCTACCGATCACGTCGCTCTATCTGCAAGACGAGACAGGATCATCCATCGCGGGCGGGATAGGCTGGTGGCGTCGCATCCCTGCAGCAGGTCTCGCCGTGAGCACAGATATCCGCATCGCCATCGTCGTCGATCCCGGCCTCCCCGCCGGGCTTCTCGCCAACACCGTCGGCGCCGTCGCCGTCGGCCTCGGCGCGCGCGTGCCGGCGCTGGCGGGCAGCCGGCTCGCCGATCGGGACGGGCGCGCGATCGACGTCAGCGCCAACCGGCCGGTGCCGGTGCTGCAGGCGCCGGCCGAGGCGATCCGTGCGCTGATGCTGAAGGCGCTGGCCCAGCCCGGCGAGCGGGCCGTCGTGCCGTTTCCGGCCTTCGCCCGGGGCCTGCACGTCTTCGCCGACTATGCAGCGG encodes:
- a CDS encoding Lrp/AsnC family transcriptional regulator produces the protein MPDQALTAIDARILAALQDEGRLTNQDLAERVGMSTSPCWRRVRQMEEQGLIQGYRAMLDRRRIGLGVLAFVRVKIDSHSESEAHAFERDVLQLDDVVACYSIAGDADFLLQVASRDLDTYADFAMAVIRRLPGIKEMQTMFVLKEIKPFAGLPVTRPLP
- a CDS encoding DUF2000 domain-containing protein, which encodes MSTDIRIAIVVDPGLPAGLLANTVGAVAVGLGARVPALAGSRLADRDGRAIDVSANRPVPVLQAPAEAIRALMLKALAQPGERAVVPFPAFARGLHVFADYAAALPERDLGAETIDGLGLAGPERWVRSLTGALKLLR